Proteins encoded together in one Pseudomonas sp. ADAK13 window:
- a CDS encoding zinc-dependent peptidase, with protein MWSLSAWRRRRLLTKHPIADETWQRVRHHLTFLDGITAEEDQWLREACVLFLAEKHLTALPGVELHQEQRLLLAAQAQLPLMNLGDLDWYQGFHEIVLYPDDFLSPQRHRDASGVEHEWDGEHSGEAWQQGPVILAWPGVLASGNWEGYNLVIHELAHKLDMLNGDANGLPPLHHDMRVQEWASVMQSAFDDLNRQLDHNPDAETAIDPYAAENPAEFFAVTSEYFFSAPDLLASTYPQVYEQLSHFYRQDPLARLHQLQAGDVRYQTERQAPYDV; from the coding sequence ATGTGGTCCCTCAGCGCCTGGCGTCGCCGGCGCCTGCTGACCAAGCACCCGATTGCCGATGAAACCTGGCAGCGGGTGCGCCACCACCTGACCTTTCTCGACGGCATCACCGCAGAAGAAGACCAGTGGCTGCGGGAAGCCTGCGTGCTGTTCCTCGCCGAAAAACACCTCACGGCCCTGCCCGGTGTCGAACTGCACCAGGAACAACGCCTGCTGCTCGCCGCCCAGGCGCAGCTGCCATTGATGAACCTTGGCGACCTCGACTGGTACCAGGGTTTTCACGAGATCGTGCTCTACCCCGACGACTTCCTCAGCCCCCAGCGCCATCGCGACGCCAGCGGCGTGGAACACGAATGGGACGGTGAACACAGCGGCGAAGCCTGGCAACAGGGCCCGGTGATCCTTGCGTGGCCCGGCGTGCTGGCCAGCGGCAACTGGGAAGGCTACAACCTGGTGATCCACGAACTGGCCCACAAGCTGGACATGCTCAACGGCGACGCCAACGGCCTGCCGCCGCTGCACCACGACATGCGCGTGCAGGAATGGGCCAGCGTCATGCAAAGCGCCTTCGACGACCTCAACCGCCAACTTGACCACAACCCCGACGCCGAAACGGCCATCGACCCGTACGCCGCGGAAAACCCGGCCGAGTTCTTTGCCGTCACCAGCGAATATTTCTTCAGTGCCCCGGATTTACTGGCCAGCACTTATCCACAGGTGTACGAGCAACTGAGCCACTTCTACCGCCAGGACCCGCTGGCGCGCCTGCACCAGCTGCAGGCCGGCGACGTGCGCTATCAGACGGAACGCCAAGCGCCCTACGACGTCTGA
- the ppa gene encoding inorganic diphosphatase gives MSYSKIPAGKDLPNDIYVAIEIPANHAPIKYEIDKDSDCLFVDRFMATPMFYPANYGFIPNTLADDGDPLDVLVVTPYPVTPGSVIRARPVGILNMTDDGGGDAKVIAVPHDKLSQLYVDVKEYTDLPPLLLEQIKHFFENYKDLEKGKWVKIDGWGNADAARAEILKSVAAYKG, from the coding sequence ATGAGCTACAGCAAGATTCCGGCTGGCAAAGACCTGCCGAACGACATCTACGTCGCCATCGAGATTCCGGCCAACCACGCGCCGATCAAATACGAAATCGACAAAGACAGCGACTGCCTGTTCGTTGACCGTTTCATGGCCACCCCGATGTTCTACCCGGCCAACTACGGTTTCATCCCCAACACCCTGGCTGACGACGGTGACCCCCTCGACGTGCTGGTCGTGACCCCTTACCCGGTCACCCCAGGCTCGGTTATCCGCGCACGCCCGGTCGGCATCCTGAACATGACTGACGACGGCGGCGGCGATGCCAAAGTTATCGCAGTACCCCACGACAAGCTGTCCCAGCTGTACGTCGACGTGAAGGAATACACCGACCTGCCGCCACTGCTGCTGGAACAGATCAAACACTTCTTCGAGAACTACAAAGACCTCGAAAAAGGCAAATGGGTGAAGATCGATGGTTGGGGCAACGCAGACGCCGCCCGTGCCGAGATCCTGAAGTCGGTCGCTGCCTACAAAGGCTGA
- a CDS encoding LexA family transcriptional regulator: MNTSGDRLRALLREVHLSASDFAKNRDVTPQHVNNWFKRGVPMGRLNEFAELLCVTSRWLRTGEGPKHPPANFLLEGSDADHTHRIAREQTGNYIAHPVSTPVKIDVEIPLHPTFTSTENIRLSLHTLETIGVNPERALGAYMVGNSMIDIIQDGSTLAIDCGRKQIIDGEIYAVEHDGMLRIKYLYNRPGGGLRMRSHNSAEHPDEFLTYEQRHEQNFEILGWVFWWATLNNRRPPVPLDEHLLGYEGSKSDPKLGN; this comes from the coding sequence ATGAATACATCAGGTGATCGCTTAAGAGCGCTATTAAGGGAAGTTCATCTTTCCGCTTCCGACTTCGCCAAGAACCGCGATGTTACGCCTCAACACGTAAACAACTGGTTCAAGCGCGGCGTCCCCATGGGCCGTCTCAACGAGTTCGCAGAACTGCTGTGCGTCACCAGCCGCTGGCTGCGTACAGGCGAAGGCCCCAAACATCCACCCGCCAACTTCCTGCTGGAAGGATCCGATGCAGACCACACACACCGTATCGCCCGCGAACAGACCGGCAACTACATCGCCCATCCGGTCTCAACCCCGGTAAAAATCGACGTGGAGATTCCCCTCCACCCCACCTTCACCTCAACCGAAAACATCCGCCTCTCCCTGCACACCCTTGAAACCATCGGCGTAAACCCGGAGCGGGCACTCGGTGCCTACATGGTCGGCAACAGCATGATCGACATCATCCAGGACGGAAGTACCCTCGCCATCGACTGCGGCCGCAAACAGATTATCGACGGCGAGATTTATGCGGTAGAACACGACGGAATGTTGCGCATCAAGTACCTCTACAACCGGCCTGGAGGCGGCCTGCGGATGCGTAGCCACAACAGCGCCGAGCATCCCGACGAGTTTTTGACCTACGAACAGCGGCATGAGCAGAACTTTGAAATTCTGGGCTGGGTGTTCTGGTGGGCGACACTGAACAACCGCCGCCCGCCCGTGCCGCTGGATGAGCATTTATTGGGCTACGAAGGCTCTAAATCGGATCCGAAGCTGGGAAATTGA
- a CDS encoding tyrosine-type recombinase/integrase, translating into MSKLNPKQVENLTEPGTYEDGEGLRLVVKPTGRKSWLLRFQLAGRRREMGLGSFPEVSLKKARQAASAKRSQLSDGIDPLAARDVERAVQREAERVSEAKQLKFETLATEYRDAHGATWSEKWRKGWLRKLELYAFDHIGKLSAEDIGTSEMLKVLQPIWATKTRTADEVRGQIEQVLDAAKARNLRQGENPARWRGHLDNLLSRSEKRKARKREHFEALRWQEVPDLMIKLRANSTPPSWAAQLLIMTSARAHMVRFARWDEFDLEAGTWSLPNERMKMRVAFVIPLAEEVVKLVNSIPRDEESVFLFPGQGKTGVMHANAIRTLLHGMEYDHVTRHGFRSSFRDWAGECTHYPREVCEMALAHDERDQTEGAYSRSDFLDKRRPLMIDWAKFLHHAPLDPK; encoded by the coding sequence ATGAGTAAGCTGAATCCGAAACAAGTCGAAAACCTGACCGAACCCGGCACCTATGAAGATGGTGAGGGACTTCGCTTGGTCGTCAAACCTACCGGGCGTAAATCCTGGCTGCTTCGCTTCCAACTGGCGGGGCGTCGTAGGGAGATGGGCTTGGGCTCATTTCCCGAAGTCAGTCTCAAGAAAGCCAGACAAGCAGCCAGCGCCAAACGCAGCCAACTGAGCGATGGCATCGATCCCCTGGCAGCCAGAGACGTAGAACGTGCAGTTCAACGGGAAGCCGAGCGAGTAAGTGAAGCCAAGCAACTGAAGTTTGAAACACTCGCAACGGAATACCGTGATGCTCACGGCGCGACGTGGTCGGAGAAGTGGCGTAAAGGCTGGCTTCGAAAGCTCGAGCTGTATGCGTTTGATCACATAGGCAAGCTTTCAGCCGAAGACATCGGTACTTCCGAAATGCTCAAGGTGTTACAACCCATCTGGGCCACCAAAACCAGAACCGCTGACGAGGTACGCGGCCAGATTGAGCAAGTTCTGGATGCAGCCAAGGCACGCAACTTGCGACAGGGTGAGAACCCTGCTCGCTGGCGCGGGCACTTAGACAACCTGCTGAGCCGTTCTGAGAAGAGGAAGGCTCGGAAGCGTGAGCACTTTGAAGCCTTGCGCTGGCAGGAAGTGCCGGATCTGATGATAAAACTTAGGGCAAACTCCACGCCTCCGTCTTGGGCCGCTCAACTGTTAATCATGACCAGCGCACGCGCCCACATGGTCAGGTTCGCTCGTTGGGATGAGTTTGATCTAGAAGCTGGGACTTGGTCACTGCCAAATGAGCGAATGAAGATGCGGGTAGCTTTCGTAATTCCGCTCGCCGAGGAAGTTGTAAAGCTGGTGAATAGCATTCCGCGAGATGAGGAAAGCGTCTTTCTATTTCCTGGCCAGGGCAAAACAGGAGTCATGCACGCAAACGCCATACGAACGCTCCTACACGGCATGGAGTACGACCACGTCACTCGACACGGCTTTCGATCTTCATTTCGAGACTGGGCCGGTGAATGCACTCACTACCCACGGGAAGTTTGCGAGATGGCTCTGGCGCATGATGAACGTGACCAAACTGAAGGGGCGTATTCTCGCTCGGACTTCCTCGACAAGCGCCGGCCCCTTATGATTGATTGGGCTAAGTTTTTGCACCATGCACCCTTGGATCCGAAATAA
- a CDS encoding YfjI family protein, whose translation MSTDRYRERVLPEIGDHFPSLGCLPILRAAVDEAENNIQAPRPLIFFGALAAIAVGVQGLCDVRKPIGQCVPISLMLLSIADSGERKSTAENLFFEPIRQFQKMKGTACQSGLKEWESKSKIWETKNKVILKQIAKLTQDERCSEEAERRLIEHGFARPLKPKQFKMLYEDATSEALFLGLFQNLPTAGLVSSEGGGVLNGRALADLSKHNAIWSGDSVTVDRKTSESYEIVGGRLTISIMSQGSAFSEYIKSAGEKSRGSGLWARFLVCWPKSTQGTRLIKNETVSWEHLDKFSVRLVELLEMNTALLEASFPNRKTISFSPEASEVWLKAYNAIESGIKTGGRFYRMGDHASKLADNIARVAALLHCFEGFEGDVSLRTLKFSVDFCLWCSDEFYDLFLPEAQEKLDAVELRKWLWPLLSRDGSWVSKNYIRQYGPNKMREKIRLNKALDELYSQGKIRFFNRGRVQCVELEM comes from the coding sequence ATGAGCACTGACCGTTATCGGGAGCGAGTGTTACCGGAAATTGGAGATCATTTCCCGTCATTAGGATGCCTGCCTATCTTGAGGGCGGCTGTGGATGAGGCCGAAAACAACATACAAGCTCCACGACCACTAATTTTTTTTGGGGCTTTGGCTGCGATTGCCGTGGGTGTTCAGGGACTTTGTGATGTCCGCAAGCCAATTGGGCAATGCGTTCCTATATCGCTAATGCTGTTATCTATTGCGGATTCGGGAGAGCGAAAGTCAACAGCAGAAAACCTTTTTTTTGAACCGATTCGTCAGTTTCAAAAAATGAAAGGGACAGCATGCCAATCCGGCCTAAAGGAGTGGGAATCAAAGTCGAAAATATGGGAAACAAAAAATAAGGTAATACTTAAGCAGATAGCTAAGCTAACCCAAGATGAACGATGTTCGGAAGAAGCTGAACGTCGATTGATCGAGCACGGCTTTGCTCGGCCGTTGAAACCTAAGCAGTTTAAGATGCTATACGAAGACGCTACTTCTGAAGCTCTATTTCTGGGGCTCTTTCAAAACTTACCAACGGCTGGATTGGTGTCGAGTGAGGGAGGTGGAGTTCTTAATGGTCGGGCATTAGCTGACTTATCCAAACATAATGCTATTTGGAGTGGGGATTCCGTAACTGTTGATCGTAAAACATCTGAAAGTTATGAGATTGTTGGAGGGCGCCTGACTATTTCGATAATGTCGCAAGGAAGTGCATTCAGTGAATATATCAAGAGTGCTGGAGAAAAGTCTCGTGGTTCAGGTCTCTGGGCTAGATTTTTAGTTTGTTGGCCAAAATCGACTCAGGGTACTAGGCTTATTAAAAATGAAACTGTTTCTTGGGAGCATCTCGATAAGTTTTCTGTACGGCTGGTCGAGCTTCTTGAAATGAACACTGCTTTGTTGGAGGCATCCTTTCCAAATCGAAAAACTATTAGCTTCTCTCCGGAGGCTAGTGAAGTGTGGCTGAAAGCTTACAATGCTATTGAATCTGGAATTAAAACGGGGGGACGCTTTTATCGAATGGGCGATCACGCTTCAAAACTGGCTGATAATATTGCTAGAGTGGCGGCCCTCTTACATTGCTTTGAAGGTTTTGAGGGTGACGTGTCGTTGAGAACGCTTAAGTTTTCGGTCGATTTTTGCCTTTGGTGCTCTGATGAATTTTATGATCTTTTTTTACCCGAGGCACAAGAGAAATTAGATGCTGTAGAGCTGAGGAAGTGGTTGTGGCCTCTTTTGAGTAGGGACGGTAGTTGGGTATCTAAAAACTACATTCGCCAGTATGGTCCCAATAAAATGAGAGAGAAAATTCGCTTGAATAAAGCGTTGGATGAACTGTATAGCCAAGGGAAAATAAGATTTTTCAATAGAGGACGTGTTCAATGTGTTGAGCTGGAGATGTAG
- a CDS encoding helix-turn-helix transcriptional regulator — MRAVEDEKNRNFLDQEGESKTFIRVLRLKKLQERLGVGRSTVYDWMNPCSPRYNPAFPRPIKLSVGARGAIGWIESDICLWIDSRIVAGAAVLRAGQK, encoded by the coding sequence ATGCGTGCAGTTGAAGATGAAAAAAATCGTAATTTTTTGGATCAGGAAGGGGAAAGCAAGACATTCATTCGGGTCTTGCGTTTGAAGAAGTTGCAAGAGCGCCTTGGGGTGGGGCGGTCGACGGTCTACGACTGGATGAACCCATGTTCGCCACGATACAACCCTGCTTTTCCACGTCCGATAAAGCTGTCGGTAGGCGCAAGGGGGGCTATAGGTTGGATCGAGTCGGATATCTGCCTTTGGATTGATTCAAGAATAGTAGCAGGTGCTGCGGTTTTGCGGGCGGGCCAGAAATGA
- a CDS encoding inovirus Gp2 family protein encodes MRRHSDNPNLHLHYTDTFEGLPVMIEKGPFIREYLADLKRTIDLTFNQYPRVLAFRVDLRLPHDVGLDDYVSTNEVISRFIASFKSKIQHNRSRALENNKYAHRCKVRFVWAREQGQRGRPHYHLLILLNRDAFYTVGRICSERINMFSRLSEAWASALGVSVDLVDGLVEIPNNATYRVDRDIPDGEEDVLPDLFRRASYLCKVATKVFGSGQHGFGSSKR; translated from the coding sequence ATGCGTCGTCACTCCGATAACCCAAACCTTCATCTGCACTACACCGACACCTTCGAAGGCTTGCCAGTGATGATCGAAAAAGGTCCATTCATCCGTGAATACCTGGCTGATCTAAAGCGCACTATTGATCTGACCTTTAACCAGTACCCAAGGGTGCTAGCGTTCAGGGTGGATCTGCGTCTTCCCCATGATGTTGGACTGGACGATTACGTTTCTACCAATGAAGTCATCAGCAGGTTCATCGCTTCATTCAAATCGAAGATCCAGCACAATCGATCCAGGGCGCTAGAAAATAACAAGTACGCCCATCGCTGCAAGGTTCGGTTTGTCTGGGCAAGGGAGCAGGGACAGCGTGGAAGACCTCACTACCATCTGTTGATTCTGCTCAATCGTGATGCCTTCTACACTGTTGGCCGCATTTGTTCTGAGCGGATCAACATGTTCAGTCGCTTGAGCGAGGCATGGGCGAGTGCTTTGGGGGTATCGGTCGATCTGGTTGATGGTTTGGTAGAAATCCCGAATAACGCAACGTATCGCGTAGATAGGGATATTCCTGATGGCGAGGAGGATGTTCTGCCTGACTTGTTTCGACGTGCCAGCTACCTCTGCAAGGTTGCTACGAAGGTGTTTGGATCTGGTCAGCATGGATTTGGTAGTAGTAAGAGATGA
- a CDS encoding DUF932 domain-containing protein, which translates to MAHFIETMAYVGATPWHGLGSQLTQKQPIEIWQREAGMDWQIQESAVHFKSDSIGHLGTIHSFPEQKVLYRSDTKAPLSVVSNRYQVVQPRDVLEFYRDLSEVSGYHLETAGVLKGGRKFWALARTGQATVLKGNDQVNGYLLLATSCDGTLATTATPTTGRVVCNNTLTISLSGATRAIKVPHSTRFDPQTMKNQLGIAVSQWDEFMYRMRTLAERKVKWPEAMSFFMDVLCDTRAHDPIPAVLPNKRAMEKVQSLYEGKGRGADLESARGTAWGLLNALTEYVDHERRARSSEYRVDSAWFGQGAAIKQRALDSALRLVA; encoded by the coding sequence ATGGCTCATTTTATCGAAACAATGGCTTACGTTGGCGCAACACCGTGGCATGGCCTTGGCAGTCAACTGACTCAAAAGCAGCCTATTGAAATCTGGCAGCGCGAGGCGGGTATGGATTGGCAGATTCAGGAAAGCGCTGTTCACTTCAAGTCCGATTCCATTGGACATCTGGGAACCATTCACTCGTTCCCGGAGCAAAAGGTGCTGTACCGGTCCGATACCAAAGCTCCGCTATCAGTGGTCTCCAATCGCTACCAGGTTGTACAGCCGCGTGACGTCTTGGAGTTCTACCGAGATCTGAGCGAAGTCTCGGGCTACCATCTGGAAACAGCTGGCGTATTGAAAGGCGGTCGTAAGTTCTGGGCACTCGCCAGGACGGGGCAAGCGACCGTGCTGAAGGGAAATGATCAAGTGAACGGCTATCTGCTATTAGCCACCTCATGTGACGGCACGCTAGCCACCACAGCGACTCCCACCACTGGTCGCGTAGTCTGCAACAACACGCTTACCATCTCCCTGAGTGGTGCCACCCGCGCCATCAAGGTTCCACACAGCACGCGTTTTGATCCTCAAACAATGAAAAATCAGTTAGGTATAGCCGTCTCGCAATGGGACGAATTCATGTACCGGATGCGCACCCTCGCCGAACGTAAGGTTAAGTGGCCTGAGGCAATGAGCTTCTTTATGGACGTACTGTGTGACACCCGAGCCCATGACCCTATTCCCGCTGTACTGCCCAACAAACGAGCGATGGAAAAGGTGCAAAGCCTATACGAAGGAAAGGGCCGAGGGGCTGATCTGGAATCCGCCCGTGGCACCGCATGGGGTCTGTTGAATGCATTGACTGAATACGTTGATCACGAGCGTAGGGCCAGAAGCTCAGAGTACCGGGTAGATTCAGCCTGGTTCGGTCAGGGCGCGGCAATCAAACAACGCGCCCTAGACTCTGCTCTTCGATTGGTAGCCTAA
- a CDS encoding helix-turn-helix domain-containing protein, translating to MKDKQSRCLFGKWVVCMSVLGKRIKQARVQAGLSQERLGLDAGLDEMSASTRMNRYELGKRVPAPDFVERLSKVLNVPAAFFYAVEDDEAELLVKFHQLDTFGRVELMSRLDELLVATPSG from the coding sequence GTGAAAGACAAGCAATCACGATGCCTTTTTGGCAAATGGGTCGTGTGCATGTCGGTCTTGGGAAAGCGCATAAAGCAGGCGCGTGTGCAGGCAGGCTTATCGCAGGAGCGACTGGGGTTGGATGCTGGTCTGGATGAGATGTCTGCGAGTACTCGCATGAACCGCTATGAGCTGGGAAAGCGGGTTCCAGCTCCTGACTTTGTCGAGCGTTTGAGCAAGGTGCTCAACGTACCAGCAGCATTTTTTTATGCCGTTGAGGATGATGAAGCAGAGTTGCTGGTCAAGTTTCATCAGCTTGATACGTTTGGGCGCGTGGAGCTGATGAGTAGGCTTGATGAGTTGCTTGTCGCTACGCCCTCAGGCTGA
- a CDS encoding DNA cytosine methyltransferase, translating into MRVPPSEAQGFSDAIFLDELNDICEACNIKPIQQSGGPSHCGCLRGNPFSITIAPSAPTELPLVSMPSKHQASVPQKDHLHAANISASKGLRETLPTLKTTVSGQEPMKIFETLPPLPAHGQPLMFADLFAGCGGLSLGLSLAGLNGVFAVERDKMAFSTLSANLLEGRDVPVPQFEWPSWLERKAWGIDEILEQHALDLSKLKGKVHVLAGGPPCQGFSFAGKRLESDPRNQLFEKYVEMVNAIQPAAIVLENVPGMKVAHKAKYWKEELGVTKVKPHSYYDKLVESLNRVGYQVLGQIMDSSLFGVPQKRPRLIVIGIRKDLARHLRGGVTRAFEILEEARLNQLQELGLAEIVTASEAISDLEIKHVGTRPCRDPSSRTGFQELAYKGPRTHYQALMHQGCGDSMDSVRLAKHKPEISERFMRIIQDPACIRGGLMSLAQREKYGLKKHRICLMHEENPAPTITTLPDDVLHYSEPRILTVRESARLQSFPDWFQFRGKFTTGGSQRTKECPRYTQVGNAVPPYLARAIGLAIESVLKEAMATASQQTITEPEQEILAIA; encoded by the coding sequence ATGCGGGTACCACCTAGCGAAGCCCAAGGCTTTTCCGATGCAATATTTCTAGATGAACTCAACGACATATGTGAAGCCTGTAATATCAAACCAATCCAGCAGTCAGGTGGCCCAAGCCATTGCGGTTGCTTGCGGGGCAATCCATTTTCCATCACTATTGCCCCCTCGGCGCCTACCGAGCTGCCTCTAGTCAGCATGCCGAGTAAGCATCAAGCATCGGTGCCCCAAAAAGATCACCTTCATGCTGCCAATATAAGCGCAAGCAAAGGGCTTCGCGAGACGCTCCCTACCCTGAAAACGACCGTATCCGGGCAGGAGCCCATGAAAATTTTTGAAACCCTCCCCCCGCTACCCGCCCACGGGCAACCTTTGATGTTCGCAGATCTTTTTGCGGGCTGCGGAGGCCTATCTCTAGGTCTGTCGCTCGCAGGGCTAAATGGCGTTTTTGCCGTCGAACGCGACAAAATGGCTTTTTCTACGCTTTCGGCAAACCTGCTCGAAGGGCGTGACGTACCGGTCCCTCAGTTCGAATGGCCCTCGTGGCTGGAAAGGAAAGCCTGGGGTATCGATGAAATTCTGGAACAGCACGCACTTGATCTTTCCAAGCTCAAGGGCAAAGTGCATGTACTTGCAGGGGGCCCTCCCTGCCAAGGATTCAGCTTCGCAGGGAAGCGATTAGAGTCGGACCCACGAAACCAGCTGTTTGAGAAGTATGTGGAAATGGTCAACGCCATTCAGCCGGCAGCCATTGTTCTAGAAAACGTACCGGGCATGAAAGTCGCGCACAAAGCCAAATATTGGAAAGAAGAACTTGGCGTAACGAAAGTGAAACCCCACTCCTACTATGACAAGCTTGTAGAGAGCCTGAATAGGGTCGGCTATCAGGTCCTCGGTCAAATCATGGATTCCTCACTCTTCGGTGTGCCCCAGAAGCGCCCACGCCTGATCGTAATAGGAATTCGCAAGGATCTTGCTCGTCATCTTCGCGGTGGTGTCACCCGAGCTTTCGAAATACTAGAAGAAGCAAGGCTGAACCAACTGCAAGAGCTTGGACTTGCAGAAATAGTCACTGCTTCAGAGGCCATTTCGGATTTGGAAATAAAGCACGTAGGGACCAGACCATGCCGTGATCCCTCATCTCGTACTGGCTTTCAAGAGCTCGCTTATAAAGGGCCTCGGACACATTACCAAGCGCTCATGCATCAAGGGTGCGGCGATTCCATGGACAGCGTGCGCTTAGCAAAACACAAGCCCGAAATCAGTGAGCGGTTTATGAGGATCATCCAAGACCCCGCGTGTATTAGGGGTGGCTTGATGAGCTTGGCCCAAAGGGAAAAATATGGCCTCAAGAAGCACCGCATTTGCCTAATGCACGAGGAAAATCCCGCACCAACAATAACAACGTTGCCCGACGATGTGCTCCACTACAGCGAACCCAGAATACTGACCGTCCGAGAGTCTGCACGCCTGCAGTCGTTTCCCGACTGGTTCCAGTTCCGAGGAAAATTCACCACGGGCGGGAGCCAGCGTACTAAAGAATGCCCACGCTACACTCAGGTAGGCAACGCAGTTCCTCCTTACCTTGCAAGAGCCATTGGCCTAGCCATCGAATCGGTACTAAAAGAAGCCATGGCCACAGCTAGTCAACAAACAATCACTGAACCAGAACAAGAAATCTTAGCCATAGCTTGA